AGCCGTTGCTGATCGAGGGGTACATGAACTCCTGCGTCGGCGGCGCGTCCGGGCCGAATCCCGGTGCGGGAGCCGGGGCCCCGCCGGGGGCGGGTGCCGGCGCGGGCGCCGCCGCTTCCGGAGCCGGTGCCGGGACAGCCTCAGGTGCCGGAGCCGGTGCCGCCTCGGGTGCCGGGGCCGGTGCGGCCTCGGGTGCGGGTGCCGGAGCCGGGGCCGCCTCGGGTGCCGGGGCCGGTACGGCCAGGGGTTCGGCGGCGGGCGGCAGCGCCTCGACGGGGCCGACGGCGTGCGCCGGGTCGACACCGGCGGGCAGGTGCGCGTCGAGCCCGGCGCCCGCGGCCGGGATGTGTTCGGGTGCGGCGGTGAACGGTTCGGCGACGAACTGGTTGACCGCCGTCGCCACATTGCGAGAGTCAGCGGGTTCCGTCTTGTTGGCGGCGAACGCCTGGGCCGCGGCCATCAACAACTGTGCGGCACCGCCCGGGTCGGCGGCCGCCTGTTGAATGATGGGGCTCAACCCCTGCACCGCCGACAGTCCCGGCGCCTGCGCGGGGTCGATCGGCAGCGGCCCCGGCTCGGCGTGCGCGACGCCGGTGCCGAGGAACAGTGCGGCCGACGAACCGATCGCGACGGCGGTGGCGAGGAACGTTTTCGGTGACATGACTCTCCCAATGGGTTTCGACGGTCAGACCAGTTCGGTGATCACGGCAGACCGGCGGTCAGCAGCGGCGCCAGCGGCGCGACTGCCGCGGGGGCCGAGGCCGCGGGCGCGGTCACCGCGGGAGCGGCTGCCGTTGCGGCGTGGGCCGCGGTGTTGGTGGCGGCCGGGGCGAGGCTGGCCAGCGGCGAACCGATGGGCGCCAGCGCCGCGAGGTCGCCGGGGATGTTCACCGACTGCGGCAGCGGGATCGGCATGCCCGGCACCTGCGGGATGGTGATGTCGGCCGAGGGCACGAGCGAGGCGACGCCGTTGGCGGCGGGCACGGTCGCGGGCGTGTTCGCCGCGGGCAGCGTGGCGGGCAGCGTGGCGGGGGCGGTGGCGGTCGCGGGGGCCTGCGGCAGGGTCAGGGTGGCCTGGGCCGTCGGCTGCGGCGCCGGAGCCTGGGCCGGGGTTCCGGTGAGCGCGGAGGCGACGCCCTGCAGCAGCTGCGGTGCGGCGCCGGGCACGCCGGCGATCTGGTTGACCAGTGGCAGGTTGGGCATCGGCGCGGGTGGCACCGGGGCCGGTTCGGCGTTCGCCGCACCGCTGAGGGCCACCGCGACCGGCAGAGCGCCCGCTGCCGCGATCATGCCGGTGGAAATGGCTTTCCAGGTGAATTTCATCGTTCTCCCAATCGATTGACTGCACGTCTGCGCCTGAACGTATCGAGTTACTGGTGTTACTCAAGTGACACGTGTGGCGGTTATTCAACCGTTACGGCAGTGAGGGTCAACGGTTACCGGGACGCTAGAGTCGGGGCCGTAGACACGAACCTGGCATCCACCGACTCAGCATCCGCGCGGCTGCAGCGCCTGGCGCCGATGTTGCTGGCCGTCAGTATTCTGGCGCGGCTGGCGTGGACCTACCTCGTGCCCAACGGCGCCAACTTCGTGGACCTGCACGTCTACGTCGGCGGGGCGGAGGCCCTCGACGGTCCCGGCGCGCTCTACGACTACGTCTACGCCGACCAGACGCCGGACTTCCCGCTGCCGTTCACCTACCCGCCGTTCGCGGCGATCGTGTTCTTTCCGCTGCACCTGCTGCCGTTCGGCGTGGTGGCGTTCATCTGGCAGATCGGCATCATCGCCGCGCTCTACGGGGTGGTGCGGGTCAGCCAACGGCTCATGGGCCTGCAGTCGCAGCGGCGGGTCGCCATGCTGTGGACCGCCGTCGGTATCTGGACCGAACCGCTGCGAAGCACATTCGACTACGGCCAGGTCAACGTCGTGCTCGTGCTCGCGGTGCTCGGCGCGGTGCTGTCGACGCGGTGGTGGTTGTCGGGTCTGCTCGTCGGGTTCGCGGCGGGGGTCAAGCTCACGCCCGCGGTCGCGGGCCTGTACTTCGTCGGTGCGCGCCGCTGGGCCGCGGTCGTGTTCTCGGCCGCGGTGTTCCTCGCGACGGTCGGCGTGTCGTGGCTCGTGGTGGGCGGGCAGGCTCGCCGGTACTTCACCGAACTGCTGGGCGACGCCGACCGGGTCGGGCCGATCGGCACGTCGTTCAACCAGTCGTGGCGCGGCGGGATCTCGCGGATCCTGGGCCACGACGCGGGATTCGGGCCGCTGGTGCTGATCGGCATCGCGGTCACCGCGGTGCTCGCGTTGCTGGCGTGGCGGTCGATCGACGGTGCGGCCGACCGGCTCGGCGGCATCCTCGTGGTGAGCCTGTTCGGGCTCGTGCTCTCGCCGATCTCGTGGACGCACCACTGGGTGTGGCTGATCCCGCTGATGATGTGGATGCTGCACGGTCCGCTGTCGGGGCGCCGCGGCGCGCGGATATTGGGCTGGGGCTGGCTCGCGCTCACCCTGATCGGTGTCCCGTGGCTGCTCAGTTTCGCGCAGCCGAGCATCTGGGAGATCGGCAGGCCGTGGTATCTGGCGTGGGCCGGTCTGGTCTACATCGTCGCGACGCTGGCGACGCTCGCGTGGATCGCCGTCAGTCCGAGAGAATCCGGTTTATCTCCTGGGCCATCTGCACATCCTTCTCGGTGATCCCACCCGCCGCGTGCGTGACCAACGCGAAAGTCACTGTTCGCCAACGGATGTCGATGTCCGGATGATGGTCCTTCTCCTCGGCGAACTCGGCCACCCTTCGCACGGCGTCGATTCCGTCGAGAAACGTCGGGAACTTCACCGAGCGACGCAGCGCGCCCGCGGCGCGTTCCCACCCCGGCAGATCGGGCAGTGCGGCATCAACCTGATCGTTCGATAACACAGCCATGGTTCCGACCGTATACCGTCAGGCCCGATGACAAAGCAGATCGTGGTGGCCGGTGCGCTGATCTCGTGTGGGGCACTGCTGGTCGCCCAGCGGGACCGCCCGGCCGAGTTGGCCGGGCTGTGGGAGCTCCCGGGCGGGAAGGTGTCGCCGGGGGAGGCCGAGGCCGACGCGCTCGCGCGGGAACTGCACGAGGAACTCGGCGTCGACGTCACCGTGGGTGAGCGCCTCGGGGCCGACGTCGCACTCGGCGAGACCATGACGCTGCGCGCCTACCGTGTGGTGCTGCGTGCGGGGAGCCCCCATCCGCACGATCACCGTGCGTTGCGCTGGGTCGGCGCCGAGGAACTCGACGACCTGGCGTGGGTGCCCGCCGACCGGGCCTGGCTTGCGGACCTGGCCGAAGCGTTGCGCGCATAACGTTTCCGCGAAAACTGACGCGGCGCCGGATCGGCGGTGATTTCCTGAAGGGGTGAGCACGGCCGCAACGCCGTACACGCGCCAGGGGGTCAACCTGGCGCTGGCCACGTGGGTCTCGGCCATCAACTTCTGGGCCTGGAACATGATCGGCCCGCTGTCGACCACCTACGCCGGCGACATGCGACTGAGCAGCACCGAGGCCTCGATGCTGGTGGCCACGCCCATCCTGGTGGGGTCGCTGGGCCGCATCGTGATCGGGTCGCTCACCGACCGGTTCGGCGGACGGACGATGTTCATCGCCGTGACGCTCGCATCGATCCTGCCGGTACTGGCGGTCGGGGCCGCGGGCAGTGCGGGCTCGTACCCGCTGCTGCTGGTGTGCGGTTTCTTCCTCGGCGTCGCGGGGACGATCTTCGCCGTCGGCATCCCGTTCTCCAACAACTGGTATGACGCCTCACGGCGCGGGTTCGCCACCGGCGTGTTCGGGATGGGCATGGTGGGCACCGCGCTGTCGGCGTTCTTCACACCGCGGTTCGTGCGGTGGTTCGGGCTGTTCGGCACCCACCTCATCGTCGCGGTCGCGCTCGCGCTGACCGCGGTGCTGTGCGTGCTGGTGATGCGCGACGCGCCGTCGTTCAAGCCGAACACCGATCCGGTCGTGCCGAAGCTCGCGGCGGCCGTGAAACTTCCGGTGACCTGGGAGATGTCGTTCCTGTACGCCGTGGTCTTCGGTGGCTTCGTCGCCTTCAGCAACTACCTGCCCACCTACATCAAGACCATCTACGACTTCTCGGCCGTCGAAGCCGGTTCCCGCACAGCGGGTTTCGCGCTCGCCGCGGTGCTGGCCCGGCCGGTCGGCGGTGCGCTGTCGGATCGCATCCCACCCAAGTACGTCGTCCTCGCGTCGTTCGCGGGTACCGCACTGCTCGCGTTCGTCGCGGTGTTCCAGCCGCCGCCGGACGTGTGGTCGGCGGCGACGTTCATCACGCTGGCCGTCTTCCTCGGCGTGGGCACCGGTGGGGTGTTCGCCTGGGTGGCCCGGCGGGCGCCCGCCCGGTCGGTCGGATCGGTCACCGGGATCGTCGCTGCCGCAGGAGGTTTGGGTGGTTACTTCCCGCCGTTGGTGATGGGTGCGACGTACGACGCGGCCGACAACGACTACACCGTGGGACTGCTGTTGCTCGTGGCGACCGCGCTGGCGGCGTTCGCCTACACCGCGCTGCGTCTGCACGCCCGCGAACCGAACAGAGGAGGAGTCCGAACGTGACCAGATCGACCGCTGACGGCCGGCCGCATGTCGGTGGACGTGTGGAAGAGCTGCTCGAGCGCAGCGGGCGATTCTTCACGCCGGGCACCTTCTCGCCCGACCTTCGAACCGTCACACGCCAGGGCGGGCGTGAGGGTGATGTGTTCTACCGCGACCGGTGGAGCCACGACAAGATCGTGCGTTCGACGCACGGCGTCAACTGCACGGGATCGTGCTCGTGGAAGATCTACGTCAAGGACGGGATCATCACGTGGGAGACCCAGGAGACCGACTACCCGTCGGTGGGTCCGGACCGCCCCGAATACGAACCGCGGGGTTGTCCGCGCGGTGCCGCGTTCTCCTGGTACACCTATTCCCCGACGCGCGTGCGTTATCCGTACGCCCGCGGTGTGCTCGTCGAGATGTATCGCGAAGCGCGCGCCAGGCTCGGTGACCCGGTCCTGGCGTGGGCCGACATCCAGTCCGACCCCGAGCGCAGGCGCCGGTACCAGACCGCCCGCGGTAAGGGCGGATTGGTGCGGGTGAGCTGGGCCGAGGCCACCGAGATGATCGCGGCCGCGCATGTGCACACCATCAAGACCTACGGTCCGGACCGCATCGCCGGCTTCTCACCCATCCCCGCCATGTCGATGGTGAGCCACGCCGCGGGTTCCCGGTTCGTCGAGCTGCTCGGCGGGGTGATGACGTCGTTCTACGACTGGTACGCCGACCTGCCGGTGGCCTCGCCGCAGGTGTTCGGCGATCAGACCGACGTGCCGGAATCGGGCGACTGGTGGGACGCGGCCTACCTGGTCATGTGGGGCTCCAACGTTCCGGTCACCCGCACCCCGGACGCGCACTGGATGGCCGAGGTGCGCTACCGGGGCACGAAAGTCGTTGCGGTCAGCCCGGATTACGCCGACAACACCAAGTTCGCCGACGAATGGATGCCCTGCGCGGCGGGCACCGACGGCGCGCTGGCGATGGCCATGGGGCACGTCATCCTCACGGAATGTTTTGTGCACAAGCAGGTCCCGTACTTCGTGGACTACGCCCGCAGGTTCACCGACCTGCCGTTCCTGGTCAAGCTCGAAGAGCGCGACGGGGTGTTGGTGCCGGGCAAGAATCTCACCGCCGCGGATCTCACGCCGGATGTGGCGGCGCAGGAGAACGCCGCGTTCAAACCGGCCCTGCTCGACAGCGTCAGCGACAGCGTCGCCATACCGCAGGGGTCCCTCGGGTTCCGGTTCGGCGACACCGGCCTGGGCAACTGGAATCTGGACCTGGAGAACCTGGTGCCTGCGCTCACGGTGGCCGAGGCGCCCGGCGGGGCCGGTGAGACCGCCGAGGTGACCCTCGCCCGGTTCGACACCGTCGACGGGCACGGTGCCACCATGGTGCGCGGGGTGCCCGTGCGGCGCGTCGGTGAGCACCGCGCGTGCACGGTGTTCGATCTGATGCTTGCCCAGTACGGGGTGGCGCGGCCCGGCCTGCCCGGTGACTGGCCGACCGGTTTCGACGACCCCACCCGCCCCTACACCCCGGCATGGCAGGAGCCGATCACCGGAGTGGCTGCCACCCAGGCGATCCGGGTGGCCCGCGAGTTCGCCCGCAACGCCGAGGAGACCCGTGGGCGTTCGATGATCATCATGGGCGCGGGCATCTGCCAGTGGTTCCACGGTGACGCCACCTACCGTGCGGTGCTGGCGTTGTTGTTGCTCACCGGATCGATGGGTCGCAACGGCGGGGGCTGGGCGCACTATGTCGGCCAGGAGAAGTGCAGGCCGGTCACCGGCTGGGCGACCATGGCGATGGCCACCGACTGGTCGCGACCGCCGCGCCAGATGGCCGGCACCTCGTACTGGTACGCCCACACCGACCAGTGGCGCTACGACGGCTACCGGGCCGACGCGCTGTCGAGTCCGGTGGGGCGGGGCCGGTTCCGCGACCGGCACACCATGGACGTGCTGGCGTCGGCGGCCGCCATGGGATGGAGTCCGTTCTACCCGCAGTTCGACCGGTCCAGCCTCGACGTCGCCGACGAGGCCGCCGCGGCCGGGCAGGAGATACCCGCCTACGTCGCGGCGAAACTGGCCGACGGGTCTCTCAAACTCGCGGTCACCGACCCCGACAACCCGGCCAATTGGCCCCGGGTTCTCGACGTGTGGCGCGCCAACCTGCTCGGCTCGTCGAGCAAGGGCAACGAGTACTTCCTGCGGCACCTGCTCGGCACCACCTCCAATCTGCAGGCCGAGCCGAACGGGGTGCGGCCCGGGTCGGTCACCTGCCGCGACGACATCCCCGAGGGCAAGCTCGACCTGCTGATGTCGATCGACTTCCGGATGACCTCCACGACATTGCTTTCCGACGTCGTACTGCCCGCGGCGACGTGGTACGAGAAGGCCGACCTGTCGAGCACCGACATGCACCCGTACGTGCATGCATTCAGCCCCGCGGTGGATCCGCCGTGGGAAACCCGGTCGGATTTCGAGGCGTTCGGCGCGATCGCGCGGGCCTTCAGCGCGTTGGCGGCCAGGCACCTGGGGGTGCGCACCGATGTCGTCCTGGGCACCCTGCAACACGACACACCGGGGGCGATGGCGTATCCGTCCGGTACCGAACACGATTGGCGCGCCAACGGTGAGATACCCGTGCCGGGCAAGACCATGGGCCCGTTGGCGGTGGTCGAACGCGACTACGGCGCGATCGCCCAGAAGTGGGCCGCGCTGGGACCCCTCGTCGAAAGCCTTGGAGTGACCACGAAAGGTGTCACGACCCATCCCGACCGGGAGGTCGCCGAACTCGGCGCGAAGTTCGGTGTGATGGATTCCGGTGCCGCGCAGGGCCGCCCGGCCATCACGACCGGCGAGCGCATGGCCGATGTGATCCTTGCGCTCTCGGGCACCTCCAACGGCCGCCTCGCCGTGGAGGGGTTCGCCGAGCTCGAACGGCGCACCGGCCGCAAACTCGTGCACCTGGCGCTGGGCAGCGAGGAACGCCGCATCACCTACGCCGACACCCAGGCCCGGCCGGTACCGGTGATCACCAGCCCGGAGTGGTCGGGCAGCGAAACCGGAGGCCGCCGGTACGCGCCGTTCACGGTGAACATCGAGGAACTCAAGCCCTTCCACACGCTCACCGGACGGATGCACTTCTACGTCGACCACGACTGGCTCGAGGAGCTCGGTGAGCAACTGCCGGTGTACCGGCCGCCGCTCGACATGGCCCGGCTGTTCGGCGAGTCGCGGCTGGGCCCCGACGGCTCGGGCGGGGTGGGCCTGACGGTCCGCTACCTCACGCCGCACTCCAAGTGGTCGATCCACTCGGAGTACCAGGACAACCTGTTCATGCTGTCGCTGTCGCGCGGCGGACCCACGATGTGGATGAGCCCATCCGACGCCGCGAAAATCGGTGTGCGCGACAATGACTGGGTCGAGGCGGTGAACCGCAACGGGGTCATCGTGTGCCGGGCCATCGTCAGCCACCGGATGCCAGAGGGCGTCGTCTACGTCTACCACGCCCAGGAACGCACCATCGACGTGCCGCTCAGCGAGACCACCGGCACCCGCGGCGGGATCCACAACTCGTTGACCCGGCTGATGATCAAGCCGAGTCATCTGGCCGGCGGGTATGCCCAGCACTGCTATGCGTTCAACTATTTGGGGCCCACCGGCAACCAACGTGACGAGGTGACCGTGGTGCGGCGCCGCAGTCAGGAGGTGAGCTACTGATGAAGGTGATGGCGCAGCTGGCGATGGTGATGAACCTCGACAAGTGCATCGGGTGCCACACCTGCTCGGTGACCTGCAAGCAGGCCTGGACCAACCGTGCGGGCACCGAGTACGTGTGGTTCAACAACGTCGAAACCCGCCCCGGACAAGGCTATCCGCGCACCTACGAGGATCAGCAGAAGTGGCGCGGCGGCTGGCGGCTGGACCGGCGCGGCCGGCTGCGACTGCGCGACGGTGGGCGGTTGGCCAAGCTCGCGCGGATCTTCGCCAATCCCAAACTGCCGTCGATCGACGACTACTACGAACCGTGGACCTACGACTACCAGAACCTCACGTCGGCCCCGCTGGGTGAGCACATGCCGGTGGCGCCGCCGCGCAGCCTGATCGACGGAAAACCGATGAAGGTGTCGTGGTCGGCGGCCTGGGACGACGACCTCGGTGGATCGCCCGAGATCGTGCCGGGAGATCCGGTGCTGCAGAAGGTCAGTGAACGGGTCAAGCTCGAGTTCGAGCAGACGTTCATGTTCTACCTGCCGCGCATCTGCGAGCACTGCCTGAACCCGTCGTGTGTGGCGTCGTGCCCGTCGGGCGCGATGTACAAGCGTTCCGAGGACGGCATCGTGCTCGTCGACCAGGACCGCTGCCGCGGCTGGCGGATGTGTGTCTCCGGATGTCCTTACAAGAAGGTCTATTTCAACCACAAGACCGGCAAGGCCGAGAAGTGCACGCTGTGTTATCCGCGCATCGAGGTGGGCATGCCGACGGTGTGCTCGGAGACCTGCGTCGGCCGGTTGCGGTATCTCGGCCTGGTGCTCTACGACGTCGACCGTGTGCTCGAGGCGGCATCGGTGCCGGACGAGGCCGATCTGTACGAGGCACACCGCAGGATCCTGCTCGACCCCACCGACCCCGCGGTGATCGCCGGGGCGCGGGCCGAGGGCATCTCCGATGAGTGGATCGAGGCCGCGCAGCATTCACCGGTGTACAAGCTCATCCACACCTACGGCGTTGCGCTGCCGCTGCATCCGGAGTTCCGCACGGTGCCCATGGTGTGGTACATCCCGCCGCTGTCGCCGGTGGTCGACGCGGTCAGTCGCGACGGGCATGACGGTGAGGATGTCGGCAACCTGTTCGGTGCCATCGACGCGCTGCGGATCCCGCTGGAGTATCTCGCCGGGTTGTTCACCGCGGGCGACGTCGATGTGGTCGAGGGTGTGCTGCGGCGGCTTGCGGCGATGCGATCCTATATGCGCGACATCAACCTGGGCCGGGAGACCCAACCGCACATCCCGGCGTCCGTCGGCATGACCGAGCAGCAGATCTACGACATGTACCGGCTGCTGGCGCTGGCGAAATACGGAGAACGGTACGTGATCCCGACCGCCTACGGCACCGACGGCCGCGCCGTCGAGGAACCCGGGTGCGCGTTGTCGTTCGAGGGTGGCCCCGGCATGTACGAGTCCGGTCCGTTCGGTGAGGCCAGCGGAGGTCCGGTTCCGGTGGCGGTCGAGACCTTCCACGCCCTGCAGCACCGGCAGACCTCGGCCGGGATGGCCGCCAACGCCGAACGTCCGTCGCGGGTGAACCTGCTCAACTGGGACGGCAGGGGAGTGCCTGACGGGATGTTCCCGCAAGACCGGGAGGACTCGCGGTGAGGCCGCGCCGGGACCGGTCGTTGCACGACCGCGTGGTCTGGCAGTCGGCGTCGCTGCTGCTGGCCTATCCCGATGACGGGCATGGCGCGCGTCTGCAGACGGTGGCCGAGTTGATCGGCCGTATCACCGGTGAACCGGCCCGCCTGCTGCAGGAAACCCTTTCGGCGCTACGGCAGGTGGACGCCATGGCGTTGGCCACCCGGTACGTCGACACGTTCGATCTGCGCAAGCAGACGACCATGCTGCTGACCTACTGGACCGGTGGCGACACCCGCAACCGCGGCGCACAGATGGTCGCGTTCACCCAGGCGTACCGGGCCGCGGGTGTGGCACCGCCGAGAAGCGAAGCGCCCGATCACCTTCCGGTGGTCCTGGAGTTCGCCGCGGCGGTCGACCCGGTCGCGGGCCGCCGATTGCTCGAGGCGCACCGGGTGCCGATCTCGGTGCTGCGGCAGGCCCTGTCCGACGCCGATTCGCCGTATGCGTCCGCGGTGGCCGCGGTGTGCGCGACGCTGCCGCGCGTCGACGAGGCGCAGGTCCGCACGCTGCTCGGAGCCGGACCGCCACGAAAATCGGTGGGGCTGGAACCATTTCAGCTGACCGTACCGCCGCGGCGGGCACAGGGAGGTGTGTGATGTCGGGCTGGGTCATCTTCTGGGACGTGGTGCCCTACGTGACGCTGGCGGTCCTGCTCGTCGGGCTGTGGTGGCGCTACCGCTACGACAAGTTCGGCTGGACCACCCGGTCCTCACAGCTGTACGAATCGCGACTGCTGCGCATCGGCAGCCCGATGTTCCACTTCGGCATCCTCGTCGTCATCGTCGGCCACGTCATCGGCCTGGTGATCCCGGAGTCGTGGACCGATGCGATCGGCCTCAGCGATCACGCGTACCACCTGCAGGCGGTGATTTTCGGTGCGATCGCCGGCGTCTCGACCCTCACCGGTATCGCGCTGCTGGTCTATCGCAGGCGCACCACCGGCCCGGTGTTCCTGGCGACCACCGTCAACGACAAGGTGATGTACCTCGTGCTGGTGCTCGCGATCCTGGCCGGACTGTCCTGCACACTGCTCGGCGCCACGCCGCTGGGCGACGAGCACGACTACCGGCTGACCGTGTCGCCGTGGTTCCGGTCGATCTGGATCCTGCAGCCGCGCGGCGACCTCATGGCGCAGGCTCCGCTGTACTTCCACATCCACGTGATGATCGCGCTGGTCTTGTTCTGCCTGTGGCCGTTCACCCGGCTGGTGCACGTGTTCAGCGCGCCGATCGGTTACCTGTTCAGGCCCTACATCGTCTACCGCAGCCGCGACGTCGCCGGGCGTGGCGAGCTGGTCGGCTCTCATCCCCGCCGCCGCGGCTGGTGACCTTCCCTTTTCGGCGGCGAAAAGTGGGGACTTTTGGCACTGCCGCGGGCGCATGCGCATGCGCGACAGTGAAAGACACAGAGGACTCACAGGAGGTTGGTCATGCCGAAAGGTCAGGAGCTCGATGTGCTCAGCCGTAGGCAGTGCCTGGATCTGCTCCAGCGGGTGCGGGTCGGACGCCTCGTCTTCACCGAGGACGCGCTTCCCGCGGTGCAGCCGGTCAACTTCCGTCTGTCCCACGATGACGTCATCATCCGCGTGGCCGGTGGCGGCAAGCTCTCCGCGGCCGCTCGACACCAGGTGGTCGCGTTCCAGGCCGACGAGCTCGACCCGGATCTGCGCACGGGATGGAGCGTGACCGTCGTCGGCCACGCCGAACCCATCACCGACATCGACGAGCTGGTCGAGGTCGCGGGGACCTTCGTGCAGCCCTGGGTCGACGGCAGGCGCGACCACTTCGTGCGGATCCGCACCGAGCGGATCACCGGCCGCCAGATCCGTGAGCGGGGTGTGCCGCACTATCAAGGCGCCGAGGCGCAGACCTCGGCGCCCTGAGCGGCGTCAGTAGCGCAGCGTCAGTACCGGAGCCGATCGTTGACCACCCGGACGGCCCCCGGGTGCTGCATCGCGTACATCGGGTGCAGCAGCATCGGGTGACGGCAGTGCGCGCAGGACGACTGCGGTGCGTTCTTCGACGCGAAGGTCAGGTGGTGGCATTCACTGCACCGGACCATGTAGCAGGCGCCGATCCAGTTGGCCAACCCGACATAGATGGCCACCGTGGTGGCCGTGGCCAGCACCATGATCAAAGCGACGGTGAGCACTTCGTAAACCGACATGATCGGTACCTCCCGGTGTGCCAATTAGAGGCCGCGTGACGGTCTCACCCCAATTGACTGATACCTAGAACGGTACTCGCGAACCTTAGGATTTCCTGGAGCGTTTGAAGACCTTCTGCAGCTCTTCGCCACGTAATCCGTTGCGCTCGGCCTTGCGAACCTTGTGCAGGACGACCGGGCACCGCTTGCACCGCGGCTTGCTGCGGCAACACTTTTTCTTGGGTTTCAGGGCCGCGATCTTGCTGGGCTTCAACGTGACGGGGCTCTCTCGTTTTCGTGATGGCTCGACTACCTGCGAGAATCACCGAGTGAGTTCGCACCCAGATTTTCGCAACGTCGCCATTGTGGCCCACGTCGACCACGGCAAGACAACTCTGGTCGACGCGATGCTGCGGCAGTCCGGCGCGTTGACCCACCGAGGTGACGACTCGACCGAACGCATCATGGACTCCGGTGACCTGGAGCGGGAAAAGGGCATCACGATCCTGGCCAAGAACACCGCGGTGCACCGGCACAACGCCGACGGCACCGTGACGGTCATCAACGTGATCGACACCCCCGGCCACGCCGACTTCGGTGGTGAGGTGGAACGCGGTCTGTCCATGGTCGACGGCGTGCTGCTGCTTGTCGACGCCTCCGAGGGTCCGTTGCCGCAGACCCGTTTCGTGCTGCGCAAGGCGCTGGCCGCGCACCTGCCGGTGATCCTGGTGGTCAACAAGACCGACCGCCCGGACGCCCGGATCGCCGAGGTCGTCTCGGACAGCCATGACCTGTTGCTCGACGTCGCCTCGGATCTCGACGAGGAGGCGCAGACGGCCGCCGAGAAGGCGCTCGACCTGCCGACGCTGTACGCGTCGGGCCGCGCCGGTATCGCCAGCACCGTCGCACCCGGCGACGGCGAGGTGCCCGAGGGGGACAACCTCGACCCGCTGTTCGACGTCCTGATGAAGCACATCCCGCCGCCGTCGGGTAACCCCGAGGCGCCGCTGCAGGCGCTCGTGACGAACCTCGACGCGTCGGCGTTCCTGGGCCGGCTCGCGCTGGTCCGCATCTACA
This region of Mycolicibacterium goodii genomic DNA includes:
- a CDS encoding 4a-hydroxytetrahydrobiopterin dehydratase; its protein translation is MAVLSNDQVDAALPDLPGWERAAGALRRSVKFPTFLDGIDAVRRVAEFAEEKDHHPDIDIRWRTVTFALVTHAAGGITEKDVQMAQEINRILSD
- a CDS encoding nitrate reductase subunit alpha, yielding MTRSTADGRPHVGGRVEELLERSGRFFTPGTFSPDLRTVTRQGGREGDVFYRDRWSHDKIVRSTHGVNCTGSCSWKIYVKDGIITWETQETDYPSVGPDRPEYEPRGCPRGAAFSWYTYSPTRVRYPYARGVLVEMYREARARLGDPVLAWADIQSDPERRRRYQTARGKGGLVRVSWAEATEMIAAAHVHTIKTYGPDRIAGFSPIPAMSMVSHAAGSRFVELLGGVMTSFYDWYADLPVASPQVFGDQTDVPESGDWWDAAYLVMWGSNVPVTRTPDAHWMAEVRYRGTKVVAVSPDYADNTKFADEWMPCAAGTDGALAMAMGHVILTECFVHKQVPYFVDYARRFTDLPFLVKLEERDGVLVPGKNLTAADLTPDVAAQENAAFKPALLDSVSDSVAIPQGSLGFRFGDTGLGNWNLDLENLVPALTVAEAPGGAGETAEVTLARFDTVDGHGATMVRGVPVRRVGEHRACTVFDLMLAQYGVARPGLPGDWPTGFDDPTRPYTPAWQEPITGVAATQAIRVAREFARNAEETRGRSMIIMGAGICQWFHGDATYRAVLALLLLTGSMGRNGGGWAHYVGQEKCRPVTGWATMAMATDWSRPPRQMAGTSYWYAHTDQWRYDGYRADALSSPVGRGRFRDRHTMDVLASAAAMGWSPFYPQFDRSSLDVADEAAAAGQEIPAYVAAKLADGSLKLAVTDPDNPANWPRVLDVWRANLLGSSSKGNEYFLRHLLGTTSNLQAEPNGVRPGSVTCRDDIPEGKLDLLMSIDFRMTSTTLLSDVVLPAATWYEKADLSSTDMHPYVHAFSPAVDPPWETRSDFEAFGAIARAFSALAARHLGVRTDVVLGTLQHDTPGAMAYPSGTEHDWRANGEIPVPGKTMGPLAVVERDYGAIAQKWAALGPLVESLGVTTKGVTTHPDREVAELGAKFGVMDSGAAQGRPAITTGERMADVILALSGTSNGRLAVEGFAELERRTGRKLVHLALGSEERRITYADTQARPVPVITSPEWSGSETGGRRYAPFTVNIEELKPFHTLTGRMHFYVDHDWLEELGEQLPVYRPPLDMARLFGESRLGPDGSGGVGLTVRYLTPHSKWSIHSEYQDNLFMLSLSRGGPTMWMSPSDAAKIGVRDNDWVEAVNRNGVIVCRAIVSHRMPEGVVYVYHAQERTIDVPLSETTGTRGGIHNSLTRLMIKPSHLAGGYAQHCYAFNYLGPTGNQRDEVTVVRRRSQEVSY
- a CDS encoding nitrate/nitrite transporter; this translates as MSTAATPYTRQGVNLALATWVSAINFWAWNMIGPLSTTYAGDMRLSSTEASMLVATPILVGSLGRIVIGSLTDRFGGRTMFIAVTLASILPVLAVGAAGSAGSYPLLLVCGFFLGVAGTIFAVGIPFSNNWYDASRRGFATGVFGMGMVGTALSAFFTPRFVRWFGLFGTHLIVAVALALTAVLCVLVMRDAPSFKPNTDPVVPKLAAAVKLPVTWEMSFLYAVVFGGFVAFSNYLPTYIKTIYDFSAVEAGSRTAGFALAAVLARPVGGALSDRIPPKYVVLASFAGTALLAFVAVFQPPPDVWSAATFITLAVFLGVGTGGVFAWVARRAPARSVGSVTGIVAAAGGLGGYFPPLVMGATYDAADNDYTVGLLLLVATALAAFAYTALRLHAREPNRGGVRT
- a CDS encoding (deoxy)nucleoside triphosphate pyrophosphohydrolase, producing MTKQIVVAGALISCGALLVAQRDRPAELAGLWELPGGKVSPGEAEADALARELHEELGVDVTVGERLGADVALGETMTLRAYRVVLRAGSPHPHDHRALRWVGAEELDDLAWVPADRAWLADLAEALRA
- a CDS encoding mannosyltransferase, coding for MLLAVSILARLAWTYLVPNGANFVDLHVYVGGAEALDGPGALYDYVYADQTPDFPLPFTYPPFAAIVFFPLHLLPFGVVAFIWQIGIIAALYGVVRVSQRLMGLQSQRRVAMLWTAVGIWTEPLRSTFDYGQVNVVLVLAVLGAVLSTRWWLSGLLVGFAAGVKLTPAVAGLYFVGARRWAAVVFSAAVFLATVGVSWLVVGGQARRYFTELLGDADRVGPIGTSFNQSWRGGISRILGHDAGFGPLVLIGIAVTAVLALLAWRSIDGAADRLGGILVVSLFGLVLSPISWTHHWVWLIPLMMWMLHGPLSGRRGARILGWGWLALTLIGVPWLLSFAQPSIWEIGRPWYLAWAGLVYIVATLATLAWIAVSPRESGLSPGPSAHPSR